The DNA sequence ACTATGTATTTATCAGTGAAAACCGGAAAATACTGCACACATGATCATATTATAGCTTCCTTGGAGAAATTTTTGTATCTAGTTAGCATTATTATGACCCTGTGCTACATCTTGGTTTCATAAACATTTACAAgagaaaaccccaaaaaaaaaactcttggtAGAAGCAGCACCACTCCTTATGTTTATATAGGTGAGGTTACTTGTATATGTTCCTACTATTCGAACATCTTATATTATTATGCCTCATTAAGAATTTAAATTTCATCCTCTATATCATAGCAGTATGCACTGACATTCTGGAATAGGCTATATAAATTATTCAGTGCTTATTCAAACCACTTATCAGTAACTTGTTGTTACCCATTGAACTTTGGTCTAGTGATGTTCTAGGCAAAGTTGGGTTGCCATTACTGGTGATTTATAGTAAAGGGTTTCAGCCCCATTCCACTAGATGTACTTTGTACCATATCTCTCGAGAGTCCCTTTGTAAAAGGATCTGCCAAATTTTTATTTGACCTTACATAAGTTATGTTAACAACTCCTTGTGTTATTAACTATTTGACAAATTCATGTCTAAAGCTAATATGTCTAGATTTTCCATTATATACTTTGCTATAAGCTCTAGACAATGTAGCTTCACTATCGCAATACAAAGAAATAGATGGCATTGGTTGTGGCCACAACTCTATATCGAACAATAAATCTCTCAACCATTCTGCTTCTTTGCATGCAGCTACTAATGCTATAAACTCAGATTTCATAGTGGAGTGTGATATAATAGTTTGTTTCTTTGATACCCAAGAAATAGCACCTCCCCCAATAGTGAATATCCATCCTATTGTGGATTTATTATCGTTCGCGCTAGTAATCTAACTAGCATCTGAGTACCCTTCTAGTACCACTGGAAATCTTGAATAAAATAGACCCAAATTAGTAGTCTTCTTAAGATAACCAAAAACTCTACAAACTGCTTTCCAATGCAAAGTGCTAGGGTTGCTAGTGTATCTTGAAAGTTTACAAACAGCAAATGCTATATCTGGCTTTGTGCTATGCGAAGCATACATCAATCCTCCAATTGTACTAGCATACTCAAGTTGTGCAACTGATTTACCAGAATTTACTAGCACGTTGATCTTAGAGTCATAAGGGGTCAATGCTTCTTTTATTTGCAAATGATTAAGCTTCTGcaatattttttcaatataGTGTGACTGGCACAATGCAAACCCCCCATCATGTCTCTTTACTTTTATCCCTAAGATAGTATCCACTTCATTTAAATCCttcattttgaaatttgaatttagatACTTCTTAGTTTCGGATATAGCTTTCATGTTGGTCCCAAATATTAGTAAATATTCTACATATAAGCATATGACAACACCGTATTCATCAATGCATTTAGAATAAATACACTTATCGACATTATTATGTCTAAAACCATTTGACAAAATGACTTGCAACTAGTGCATAGGTGTCAAAGTAGTCAACTTCCTTTTTCTGTTTAAAACCTTTGGCTACCAATCGAGCTTTAAAGGTTTGTAGAGAACCATCAGTATTATATTTCCTTCTAAACACCCACTTACAACCAATTGGTTTAGATCCATGTGGTAAGTCAACCAAAGTCCATGTTTGGTTGGATAACAATGAGTTCATCTCATCATCTACaacttttttacaaaaaaacagCATCTCTAGAAGTCATTGCTTCTTTTAAAGTTACAGGATCTCCTTCTACATTTAAAATGAAGGGTATTTTATGTAGAACATTTTCTCTGTTTCCTTCCACCAAAAATAAAATGGCTTCTGAAGATATAAAATCAGGACCTAAATTCTTCTTTTCTAACCCTTTGACTTTTCCTACGTTCTATAACCTTTTCCAGTTCCTTTCTCTTTTTGATGCCGGAAACTaaactgggattttctttcgacACTGATTGTTGATTATGTTCTTCAACTGAGCTAGGACTATGGTCATTATAGAATTTATCCTCAAAGAACTCTACATCTCTTGACTCAACAATGACATTTGAGTTCACATCAAGCAATCTATATGCTTTAGAGTTCTGGGCATGTCCTACAAAAATACTTTGTATGCCTCTGGGACCTAATTTGGATCGTTTAAGGTCATGAGACCTATAAAAGGACAAACAGCCCCAAACTCTTAAATATTCCAAATTTGGCTTTCTGCCATTCTGTACTTCATATGGTGACACATGAGTTTTCTTAGAGGTTTGTATATGGCATGTTGCAAGAAGAGCTTCACCCCATAAATATGTAGGAACATTTGCACTTATGATCATTGAATTAATCATATCAGTTAGTGTCCtattctttgtttcttttaagCCATTTTGTTGTAGAGTATAAGGTGCAGTTTTCATATGAATGATTCCATGTgcttcacaaaacaaagagaattcatttgaaaaatatttacCACCTCTATCACTCCGAAGGATTTtaattttcctttccttttggttttcaacCTCAGCCTTATATTGTTTGAAAATCAAAGGCTTCATCTTTATTAGACATTAAATAAACATACGTAAATCTAGAACAGTCATCAatgaaagtaataaaataaCGTTTTCCTCCTCTAGTTAAAAAAATACCATTAAACTCACATATATCAGAATGAACTAAATCTAATATTTCAgtatttctttctattttttgaaAAGGTTTCTTTGTAATTTTAGCTTGTGTGCAGATGTCACAATTTTTAAATGTAACATCTTTGCAAGAAATTAAACCATGTTTAgacaaatattttaaagatctaTAATTCAAATGTGCTAAACGAGAATGCCATAAAGTAGAAGAAGAGTCAACAATATAAACAGAAGAATTCACTTTATTGATACTGAGGTTGAACATTCCATCAAATGAATAACCCTTGCCAACAAATACACCATTCTTTGACAATATAAATTTGTCGGCTTCCAACATTACTTCAATACCACTTTTACACAGTAGATTTGTAGATACAAGATTTTTCTTCATGTCTAGGACATGAAAAACATTTGTCAGAGTTATTGTTTTTCCAGAAGTGAATTGTTGTTCAACAGTCCATTTTCAAAGAACCTTAGCACCATTGTGATTGCCCATTAGTACTTCTTGTCCATTTTCAAAAGTGAATTGTGCTATATCATTGAACATGTATGGTAGCACAAGAATTAAGCCACCATAAATGTCAATTCAGTGATCACCGAAAAATCTGGAATGCTCTATCATTGCAAACTGTAGTTCTTGAATTGTACTCTATCATTGCTATGGTTTCTTTCCATAATGGTGGCAAGTTGCATTTTTCTTGCCACTGTTGGTGCCAAAAGATGTCTTTTTGAATTTTCTTAGGTTATTCGCTTTCAAGTACTTTTTGAACTTACTATTGCTCCCTTCAACATAATTAATCTTAGTGAAGTCTTGTgaggaaaaatatttttctcGTTTTCaagtttcttcttcaatttgGATCCCCTTCAAGAGATCTTGGAGACTTATATCTTCTGCCATATGCAAAAGCTTTTTTCTATAATTGTTCCAACCAGGGGGTAATTTTGACATGATAGCCCCTACTTGTAATGCATCCAGAACAATTATTTTGACTTCACGAAGCTTTGTGACCAAAAGTAATAAATTTTGAACTTGGTCCACAATGGATTTGCCAACAGTCATAGTGAATTTATAGAACTTAAACATGATAAATTTATTGGTACCTTTTTTCTCCTATGTATACTTCTCTTCAAGAGCATTCCAGATTTCCCTTGGAGATTGAGTTGTAGAAATAAATTGTAGAGCCGATCCGACAAAGTATTCAGGATATGTTCTCTGCACATCAATTCATCGACTTCACGCTTCTTTCTGTTGGCAATAATTTGTTCAGTATCTGCATCATTAGGTTCAGGAATTGGCTACAGATTTAGATCAAGGCAATTTTTAGGGCCATCAACATCCAGCATATCTTGTCCTTCCAGCGCATGAAATTGGTTCCATCAAacttgtatagtttccagaaagtACCGTCGTTCATTGCAGACAAAGCCATAGTTTCAAACATCTTCTCCATTGCGAATATCACTTTAAGATTGTAAGAATAAGGTTGAGGATTAGACAAAAAAATGACTTTGAGGCATGTTAATATGTTTTCCTTAAAGTGATATTTGCCCTCACTCTAATATGAGTTTGCAAATGGGTCTAAagcaaatcacttccaggatacaacaaagtttAGAATTTTAGTTTAGCAAGAACTGAAATTCCCTTAAAATCTTCTAAAAGGAAACTGTATGATTTTGATGGAGAGAAAGAGGATAAGAAAATATTGTTTGAAGAATTGTATATCTGAATATGCAGCCAATTTGGGCTATATATATAGATACTATGAAACCCTTTGAAGATGGATCAAAGTGTGCATATAAAAGGTCATGTTCTTTCCTGCATCATTGCCACTGAATGGATgcatctttttattaaaatcacAACCTGCTGCATCCTTTCATTTTCTGAAAAGATGCAATCCCATTGCTAGTGACACGGCACTGCAAGAAGTCATAACTTTCTGATTTCATAACAAGAGACATATCCTTTAGTTATGCTTCTTCAATCCAAAAGACACGAAACTACAGCCATGCTTCTTTAATCCAAGAGACATGTCACTACAACCATGCTTCTTCAATCCAAGAGAAACGGCACTGCAGCTTTTGGTTGTGCTTCTTCACACAAGGCACTGCAACCTTTCTCCCATTATGCACGCAACACCATATTTCAATttcatgtgtgtgtatatatatattaatgaaaTACACCAacaattaggtacgcttaaaataaaagaagatatttgaaacatcCAGGAAGCAttaaaacattccccatgatgtatGAACctctctatgtttatattttccttacgatatatatatatatatatatattgtatatgtcaatatatttgtcaatattaCGCAATTAtatttgctatgtggaatttgtgagtcaatgtatataaaataaattagaagcaaatcTAGGGTTTTGTAAAACCCTACCTatatcgattttttttttaattcttaggcACCATGCGACACCACTGCCACAACACCCACCATGACACCATGGACCACCACTGGCCTAAAGACCAAATAAATTGACCACACGACAGTGCCTTTTGGGTTTGTTGCGCTGACCTAGACAACCCAGGCCTTCGACCTGCTCAGATCTCTAGGGCCCGAAGTCACTTAAACCCATCCAAGAAAACGTGCAGCCTTTTCTTGGCTCGTTGTCCCATGGTTTGAGCCTGCCTATCGTAGGCCATTGGGCTAAGTCACGTACCCTAGCCCGCTCCCCTCAACTTTGTCTGCTGGGTTAAAGCCTGCCCCAACTCAGACCTGGCCTTGGCTAGGCTTCCCATGCAAACCCCAGGCCATCATTTAGTTGGGCCTGCTCCCGTGCCCAACTCCCTAGCCCAAACGCCAGTAGCCATTACTACTGGGCTCCTAGACTTGGCTCGTGGCCTGAAGACCCTGAGGGCTGTTTTTGTAACTATACCCTACCCGAGCTCTTTTGATCACGACACCCAGCCCAAAATTTTGTGCTATTGTATTTTCAACCCAATGCTATTATTTTAGTcttattttgcttctacaatcaaCCCTGTTTGatcccgatctattgaattaattaaaagtgacctgcagtccattaatctgataatgaatctaaaattattgacctaaagatcacttttggatattaacgattcaataatttatttttatactttgaattgttgacatactttcgtagtaacgaagctctcacacttgagttccagAAGAAACTCAAACCCACTATATTtaaattagtatattgcattctgtgtttcttgcaggaacctcttcttatgaactaattgttcataaaaaataaattgaacatgtagtttcaaatttagtgccttcgaaacctgaagttttcattcaaaacataccacatgaaacctatagttttcatgcataaattaaactaatacatgtctatagaacctgcATGTTTTACGATACatgtctatggcttaccatatgactaatcatgtttttttcccttcattttagggacatgtcgaacttgaactaGCTTGATTTCTCCGCTCTAGAAGTCTTCGAAAGAAACtatctgaagtgggttcaaTACGTGAAGCTTAATCTGACTGCAAATGGTAATAGAGCCACCATTGAGGCACCTATTGACAACAAACCTGTTGACGAAGCTCAGAAGGCTACTACAATGATCTTTATTTGAAGACACGTCCATGATGCACTGCATACCGAGTACCTTGCTAAGGAGGACCCACACACCCTCTGGATTGCTCTGGCC is a window from the Malus domestica chromosome 16, GDT2T_hap1 genome containing:
- the LOC139193003 gene encoding uncharacterized mitochondrial protein AtMg00810-like; this encodes MKAISETKKYLNSNFKMKDLNEVDTILGIKVKRHDGGFALCQSHYIEKILQKLNHLQIKEALTPYDSKINVLVNSGKSVAQLEYASTIGGLMYASHSTKPDIAFAVCKLSRYTSNPSTLHWKAVCRVFGYLKKTTNLGLFYSRFPVVLEGYSDAS